From the genome of Triticum aestivum cultivar Chinese Spring chromosome 3B, IWGSC CS RefSeq v2.1, whole genome shotgun sequence, one region includes:
- the LOC123072346 gene encoding uncharacterized protein has translation MRRPAASVSVGSKLQSVAKKSKEMIHFSRDQLMGSAFVAFGIILFVGFFYAAVVSKMLPPYENWLLAAIQNDRYYCLLVPLTLPVIIVAVYLHWLSMKMFKHA, from the exons ATGAGGCGGCCTGCggcaag TGTCTCTGTAGGATCGAAGCTACAGTCCGTGGCAAAGAAGTCCAAAGAGATGATACACTTTTCTAGAGATCAGCTGATGGGGTCAGCATTTGTTGCATTTGGCATCATATTATTTGTGGGTTTCTTCTATGCCGCTGTTGTGTCCAAAATGCTCCCGCCTTATGAGAACTGGCTTCTAGCTGCCATCCAAAATGACAG GTATTACTGCCTACTTGTGCCCTTGACACTTCCTGTGATAATTGTGGCTGTCTATCTGCATTGGCTAAGCATGAAGATGTTCAAGCATGCCTGA